In Equus przewalskii isolate Varuska chromosome 14, EquPr2, whole genome shotgun sequence, the sequence cacacacacgcacaccagcTTTTAACCAAACAGCAGCTTTTACTGAGCTCCAGGTGAGGCTGGCCTGGCATGGCCAGTGCAGCAGGCTGCCCTCAAGGGCCAGTCTGTGGCATGATAGGAGATGCAAAGGTGGACACATTGGGGCTGCCCTTCAGCACTCACTGGGGTGGCTCAGATGGGAGCAAACGCCAGGGTTCTCTGGAGACTAGAACCAGCCAGTGCGGTCATTCGACCTCTCCTCCAGGCCAAGCTGGGTCAGTCCCCAGGCCTTGAGATAATGCCTGTGTCCTGGGCCTGTGGGACACTGTTGTCCTTGCTTGTCTGTGGGAGAAAGACGGCCAGCAGCACAATCAGGATGATGAGCAGGACAAAGCCCACCACCAGCCCCAAGCAGATCCGGCAACGGATGTTCTCCCAGCGCTTCTTCTGGGCCAGGGTCTTGGTTGTCTTGCTGAAGGCTGAGCTCTGTGGATGCCCCCCAGACACAGGGTAGGAGTTAGTTGTTCCCCCAGAGCTCCAGAGCCAGctcctcccaaccccaccccagcatggcctagTTTCCTCCTGAATCCTCCCCATCCGGTCTGCTCCCTTTCTCCACACAGCTTGCGCTGGGACCCTCCCAGCCTGACTCCTGGTCTTGGGCACTGGTGTAGCCCTTGACTCACAGCCCTGTGGACTCACCCCCAGTTAACAATGCCAGTCCTTAACGTTCAGGAAAGTCCACAGCTTTAAACCAAGGACTTATTACTTCATGAAGCCTACCCATTGCATATCTAGACTCAGGGTGCCTCAAGAAACCCACAGGCCCCACACTGGCCCCCAAGCAAGCCTCAGGTTCCACGAAGGGGCTGGAGACCCTGAGCACAGCCTGACAGCTCCCTCTGAAGAACCCCTGCAGcctttccctccctgctccctgcttcccCAGGCCTCACACCATGTCCAGGAGTTGGTCTGAACGCTGCTCCAGCTCCGCCAGTTTCCCATCGCGTTCCAGGACCTTGTCGAAGTTGTTGAGCATGATTTCCGTCACCTCCTCCGCCTGCCGCTGGCACCGTTCCAACTCATTCCCTGCCTGGGCATCAAGCCCAAGGTCAGGGCTGCAAGAGGCCCCCATCTGGCCCTCATCCTGAGACCTAGAGGCCTCCTTGCCCccactgtgtttgtgtgtgtgtgtgtgcgcatgtgcgtgTGCACGCAAGCCTGTgtgcacgtgcacgcacacacacatgcagtgtCTGAGTAGGGGAAACAGCATCTTTCATGTAAGGGTATGATATGTGAAGAGTGAAGGGCCGGCCTCCTGGCTGAGTGTGGCTCACCTTGGTCTCACAGGCTCCTCTCCTTGGCCATCAAGGTAGGTCCTGGGTCAGCCTTGGCTTCAAGCATCTCAGCTTACTCTAAAGTGCCTCAGGATGGGACCTTCCCAGGACCCCAGCC encodes:
- the VAMP5 gene encoding vesicle-associated membrane protein 5 isoform X1 is translated as MAGNELERCQRQAEEVTEIMLNNFDKVLERDGKLAELEQRSDQLLDMSSAFSKTTKTLAQKKRWENIRCRICLGLVVGFVLLIILIVLLAVFLPQTSKDNSVPQAQDTGIISRPGD
- the VAMP5 gene encoding vesicle-associated membrane protein 5 isoform X2, with the protein product MLNNFDKVLERDGKLAELEQRSDQLLDMSSAFSKTTKTLAQKKRWENIRCRICLGLVVGFVLLIILIVLLAVFLPQTSKDNSVPQAQDTGIISRPGD